A stretch of DNA from Solenopsis invicta isolate M01_SB chromosome 5, UNIL_Sinv_3.0, whole genome shotgun sequence:
CCTCGAGACAGAAAAGACAGAGAGAAGGGAGAACGGAGACGGATGAAACGGTGAAACGCCGGACGGTCGCGCAATGGCAAGACTCTCCTGCAGACGTTTTACAAGCCGAAGGGACGCGCGCGAGCGAGGGACGCCGCGTTTCtctcgagagaaagagagggaacgagagagacagagaacgGCGTGCATCGCGTAGGTGCGAACCCAattgactgactgactgactgaatGACTGACTAACGGCGCGTCCGTCTCTTCCGCGACAGCGGCTTCGAATGTCGGATGGAGGTGACGTTGACAACGCGCCGGAGATCTCGGCACGGCGGGGGACCGCGGAATCGATCAAGAAACTATTCACGCCCGCCTTGTCGCACGACAGCATCGCTACCGACGTCGTCCGCGGTCTtcacgacgatgacgacgacgacgacgatacgCATGCAAACCGCGTGACAATCGCGCGGATGGTACAATGCGAACACCTCGTCGATGATCCTCCCCCCAAACCCCGCGTCACCGCGACGACGACGTCCCGTCGATAGACACACGCGTTGAATCCTGTccctctttctcactctctccaTTCTCTCCCCCTTCCCCCCTACCCTGCCACGCATTCACACACGCACAAacgcgctcgctctctctctttctttcctatTTCTCCGTATGTTTCGCGTACATGTCACAGGCTTGACATACGGTCCTCCGTCCTCCCTTCGAAGCAAAGGAGCGGGCTAATCGCTGACGGGAGCCTCACCTCCGCCGACTTGAGGAGCTGCGCGTAGTTGAACTCGGGGCATGTCTTCTCGTTGGACTCGGGCAGGGTGAGCGCGAAGCGGAAGGAGGGCGCGAGCTGCTTGCCCATGTTCCCCTTTTTCTCCTTCGTCGCGTGGCCCAGGGGCTCCGGGAACTCCAGGGTCTGCAGGGGCGCCCGTTTCGCCTCTGACATTCCTTTTACATTTGTCGCCGAGTCTAACGCGGATCACGGAAACACTGCGGGCCTTGCGACCGCGGCAACATGATACACCTCCTCTCgcttcactctctctctcctcgaTTAAACACCGCGCGGACGCCGCCGCTCACACGTCGCCATCTTCGGCACGACTGTTTTTAGAGTGCGCCACGGACGCGCGCCGTGACGCCCGGCGCGCCTGCGCCCACGGCTACGGCCGCGTTTTCAACGCGGCTTCGCCGTCGCCGCGATAATCGCAGCAGACCGAACTGCGCGGCACGAATTGCGCGAAGAATAGATGCGTTCGACGCGCCCGTATCTAGATACTCGTGCATTGTGAGCGATAACGTCTGATAACGCCGAGCAGCTGATCCGATATGACAGACTTATGATAGCTCCGAATTTGGCACGAAGTCAAACAACAAATAGCAAATCATGCGATCGATAGAAAAACAAACCACCTTAGATCACGAAAGGATGAAGGTTTGCTGCTACCGCAGGTAAATGTTTCAAATCTCGGGACGGATACCGATGCAAAGTTACAAGGATCTCGTATCGAactttttattaagataattagTACAAGTCCTCGCAACGTGACACTTTCAGCGTGCACTTTGTCattatttctgtttaaataatgttataaatattatttgctacTTAATAATAGAAAGTACTTGTACGCATCTCTAAATACtatgtttacaaaatatctcgtgttgtaaataatatttcaagttaaaaaatctcatgtgtgtgtgtatatagatgtgtaatgtataaaatacttAAGATACCTCACACATAAATTCCATTGCCTgtaatagtaaaaaaagatcagttttctaaaatatatcttgTAATATTTACGTTGTAATTGCATGCATTTATCTCTGTAATAAGGCATGccattattaaaatctaaatacatacaattatcAGCTCTAAACCCTGCTCTAAAAtcagtattaattaaaactgcAAATTGTACaagatttctaaaaatactTCTAAAACAATCGAattgtatacaataaatatttaaccaGGTGTCCCCaagacatttttaattgttaattacgTCATTTTTCTTTGCTATTTTAATTGCTGAAAATTGCTGACCTAAAAGTTTCATTACTTCAGCGTGCTTCATATTGCTCTTGTCTTTTTTCACTGAATTATAATTCTGCTTCACATAAAGAGCGAAACCGGTAGGTTCTCTCTTTGGTGTCTCCACTTGGTGCACAGTGCCAGACTTTGTTGTCCTGTTAATTAACAGTTCAAATTTTCCATAACAGTAGCCACATCGCTTTTTCTCAATGTCCAAAGATTTTGAATGTCTTCCAATACTGCAATtataaaaacgatataaattttagaaatgtaacaggcaaaatcaatttttattgtaattaataattaatctagTACCTGTATCCACAGCCTgtacatttatatgtaaatttagatttaatttcgTAATTATGACAACGACGTATTGGTGGCAATTCAGGAAATATCTTTTTCGCTTTGTTAGCCctataataaaaaagcaaattatataaaattctacacaataactactttattaaataattattgcacagaattttatggtaaaataaaaacttagacatattctttcaataattataaaatactgtgTCGTGACATACCATCTTGTCCAAAAATGTCCATGACCATCTGAGACACCATCTATTATCCATGATGCCGCATGACACATTTCATGTATTAAAGTATCCCTTAGTCTATCTGGCGTATCTAAAAtctgcaaaataatttatttcaaccacgactaattatatgtatataatatatatatatatatatatatatatatgcaatttaaataattaggttactcaataagaataatttccaatttgttcaattaaaatgattaatagaaaaaattaattaaattttccagtCATTATATGTTACAGTCAGtgattaatttgaatattatacataatggCCAGCCAATATGCATAATGCTTGCTAGTTTTGGgaaatttgaataatgaaaacaaaaatatttaaattaatcaaaatgacTGATTATTATGCATTATATCCATGAATAAGTAGACAATGTGATTCATGAAagattaacaatatttttagagaaagatattgattaatttaaatatatttggtttcattattcaaatttcTTAAAACTAATGGGCATTATACATATTGACTGACCAGGATATATAATATCCAAATTAATCATACTGACAgtaacatatacatacacaattacaaaattaattgtccaAGTACAGGATATTAAAGTTTACTAccaaattcatcaaatattctaattttttagaaaaaacacAAATGAAAATCAGAACTTTTGCCAATGATATATTTCCATCCAAAGTATGCTTTcgatttgtagcataaaataaacttccaaTATGTTATAAGTCTGCACAATTAATTTCGcgactatataaaattatcttgtttatttaatatcatttcactatcatttttcttttttacacattttcaGACTTAAGCAAGAAATAGATAAGAATATCAATaagaatataaagaatataaaaaagataaaacagaataaatgctttgttgcaattttgcttaaatatatttttcaatatgattttgttaataacaaaccagtaaactttttcaatttaagcacaagtttatttttaatgaaaatgtatattactgacaagaattttcatttttaatcgaGTTTTTCTGATAAAAGACACAGACAGTCTGGACACAGGATTTGGAAGATTATTTTATgctcaaatttatcaaatactataatattataagaaaaactcGATCAGAAGTAAAAACTCTTGccaataatatacatttttatcaaataaaaacttatGTTTAAACTGAATGAAACTCACTGGCCTGTTATTACAAAAtcagattaaaaatttagtttaagtaAAAGCATATAacttgtgtatgtgtgtgtgtgtgtgtgtgtatgtatgtatgtatgtatgtatgtgtgtatatatatacacacacacacacacacacatacatacatacacacacacacacatatatatatatatatatatgagacaAAAAGCATACCTTTGTTGCTAATACAATCCTTGAAGATTTAACGACACCAAAACTTGATACACTCTTTTTGTTATAACAATATCCCGCAGTTCTTGTCATACGAACATTCCATTCAATTGACATATCTCGAGGCAACTCATTGTCAAATATTTTCTCATTGTATAGTCCGTACAACTTCTTACATAACTCttccttattattcttataatgtAGCCTATATTTCGTTGCATTCGGATGAGCACGATGCATTGGAACCGTATTTGATAGAGATGTTAGAAAGGTTTCGTATTCCATAGACTTAGTCATCATTGATTGAAATTTAGATGTTACTTTGGATGGTTGCGATCTCTTAAcatctaaaaattaaacattatcttCTTGAACGCAGGTTTcgtcattaataatattttgtcctattttcattttaagattagtttttatttcaaatttaaacaaattttatgtatacGTTTCTTAcctttattttgtacatattttggTGGTACATAATCTCCAGGATCAAATTCACTTGTGCTCGAACTTTCATCGCTAAATGATAATCTTCTTCTGTTCAAATTCCCGAGACTGctagatttataattttcatcttCAGTGTCCGAATCGCATAATAGCTGAAGCCTATGCCcaacaaaatgtaatattaataatgtaatatttaattaaatttaatatctaagaTAAATAACATGAATAGCATAAATATACCGTTTAATTGAATCTGGTACTTGATTGGATTTGGTGCtacttgtaaaaattgtagGATTTGTTAATGCACTATGATACATGCTTTCACTGTCGTTGCTTGATAATGATTCATCATTGATAAAATCATTCATTTCTCTTTGTTTTTGTTGGatatttcttctttgatttgatttgatattatttttatctaatatacaaaatgtgttttaaaagaattatataaacaaattagacTTTAATAAAGTATGATACAATTGCTTACCCACGTCAGAATCTTCATGATACTGATTTTTTGATACAGGTTtcctataataaaatataatttatttgatatgtTTTTATGAAAGCCCAAAatgatataacaaaaatataaattaccgTTTTGTTTGAACAATCCTGTTTATTGACTGACCAGATGTCTTTCTTGGTTCATTCGTTGGCAGGACTGCATTAGCTTTATCTCTCCATGCTCTACCATACAGTTTATCCAAAATATCCGCACAGTCCGTTACCTTAGTTTCAAGTGTATTTACTGTTGAAGTAGCTTTTTTGTCAGTTTGTGCTTTTGGTAAAAGTTTTGATTTATTATCTGGTGTGCAAAATTCAGACTTTTTCTtggactttttaaaatattggtcCACTGTTTTTGGATGCATCAAGACTGAAGGAGAATTTACAATTGCCTCTTGCTTCTTATCAGTGTGCACTTTATTGATTTGCTTTTTGTTATTTGGAGTTTCATAGATCTGTTCTAAAGAATGCCCCAAGACTGAACGAATCACATTGCCAGAACTTACAATTGTCTCTTGTTTCTCATCAGTCCATGCTTTGTTGATTTTTCCTCTGTTATTTGGAGTTTCATAGGTCTGTTCAAATCTTTCTAGACTGCTATGTCCAGACTTACTGTTTCTGTTACTCGGGGGTATAGTATTGAAAGAACTATCGCTTTGAGAATCAGAACCATTTGTTAGAAGCCACTGCTTaatttcattctttttcttttcagacAGAGGTCTGTAGGAATTGTCACTGGGATCCTTTCTATTAAACGATAAGGCTGGATGCATTATGTCTTCCTCTCCATCTGTACTCTCGTCAATTATTACATtggtttcttttttctctttggGCGAATCATACGTGACCTGTGTATACTTTATattctgtaaaattttatgcGTATGTTTCTTTGTAAGTACAACTTTACCTGTGCTATCCTTCTTTGGAGCATTAAAAGTTGGATGTTTACTGAGAACATTGGAACTATCATATAAAGCACAGCTTGGTTTAATTGCTTTATTTCTCTCTTCAGTATTGTATTTTTCTCTTACTTTCGAATTTATTTCTTGATCTATAATTACAGGACTTCTATCATTAATGTGACCCTTTGATTCACCAATGAATCTTttggatttatttatttgatttctatTACAGTTTGCATTGTTACCAGTTTTATCAGTCGAGACATTATTAGAAGCTAGTAAGGCTTCAAATAATCTATCAGAAGTCAAATCGTTGGAAATTAATGATGACCTGTCAATTTGTTCAGttctgtttgcaaattttttctttgagaaTCTATTGCCATATGATGAATCAGACTCATTTTCCTTTTCGAGCTCTGAGGAAGAACTCTCTAAAAGTTCTCGGTATTTTTTATTCCGAACATTGCGAGAAGTCGATTTAGATCTCCATTTTAATTTAGTGTGCTCAGGGGAAGGGCTACAACTAGAGTCGCTGATCACAATCACATCGCCCTCATCTTTCGTCTTCTTCTTTGCAGCAAAACGTTGCAGCGAAGAGTTATCAGTGGAGGAAGTAACAGAATTCTCGGAGAGTcgtagaataaaattttgtgaatcGTACACAGAGTCACCCACGTGCCAATTAGACATCGTTTCCAGTCTCGTTATTTTCTCATTTACTCCAAAATAACCGTTTATTTCTCACGAGTTTATTTCTCGCTTGAACAATCTCAAAGTTTTTCACAGTCACGGTCTTAAATAGTGGCAGGAGGGAGAGGCATAAACACACCGAGAGATGAAACGATGTCAACACAATTATCAAACAAATGGAGGATTTCGGTAAGGGTAAGAAATGTTTATGGGGTTAAAAGGTCAATGAGGTTTATTTACGTTGCACACATTCACATTTATTATATCGCAAAATTCCAGATACAATTCCAACGAACTTCCGTGCAGATTCGCAACACTACGGTTTCAGGAACATCAAACACTAAACTCATTGGCTAGGTTCAGTTTGGTTCAGTTCTGTTGTCGACAAAGAATCCACACAACTCATCGAACTAGATACTGGAACCTATAAAAACAAGTTCCTTTGATCAAAGCTCGACAAGGTGGACTAAAAactaatcaataaaaaattagaatagaaattatattcgtactaataagattttttttgtccATTTTCTGTTTTTGACTCAACCGGCTCCACTTTCAAATCTTTCAAATTCGCCAGCAAAAGCAAACCGTTAAATTGTTGCCAACCTTTGACTATTACTTAATCAAAGCTGCCAACTGTGTAAATGGTGGTTACTAAAGTCccacataataattatttagattaaactttgatatttatgtgtatatttgatatcaaattagaaaaataaggCTCtctacaaattttaaaaaattttattaatttgtaatgcggggtctacaatacagtcgttATGATGTTCGACGCTGCAACGGACCAATCAACGAAGAgaatatataactttttcttctttgattggtccgtcgcAGCGTCGTAACATCGTAACGACTTCACATGTGATCGCGCCCATTGCAGATTTCGCATAAGAAATTGAATGAATCAAtgttgagaaattttttaatttttgataacatGATAACTAGTGACGATAAATCATCAGCAATTTTAGCGACTATCGACAATTACCAACGCcaacaaattttccaactgttgATATCTAacgaattgtttattttaaaaacataatatataataaagagtataatataaagtttgtattaattaaaattccaaaaattctttaaaaaaaaactaaaatcttGATTTTGAGTATAATCACTTCTCCAAATGAGACAACTAAAAATACTTTATCGATCGAGATTATTTTGTCAAAGTTATatcataaaattcaaaattacgtttacattgatttttaaatattatttacgtacgtttatacgaatattttttGCGTAGACAATagaagcaatgtaaattattataaattaaacatacaatacaaaaaagaataatgaaattataaggTTGATATATAtctgactttaatattaataaaataaaaataatattaaaaatagaatgaaaTATAATCttcgcaatttttaataaaatttaattcttttatgatCCATTGTTCTTTTATGTTCCAATTAAAGTCGACATAAACATTATTCTCTCTTTATTAGTCATTGAATACCAAAAAGATAGAACAATGTGTGTTGACTTGTGTaactaataattgtttaaataaaaagcacTCATAGTTTACATTGTATAATGTAGAATGTAGATTATTCCAATTAAACATCTAATCTTGGCTTTTACCATGAGAAGAAATGAGTATTTAATTAAGTACGGTACGCTAGATGGCGTTGCTATCCTCGATCGTGGTATGAAAGCAAACGAAGAGTGGAGGCCGGAGCAAGCAGACtcctttgtatttttataataaaaaaactagtATTTTTCTGCTTGCAGAGATAATTAATTCAGTCCAGTTTGAACATAACGAACGGACCGGAGCAATGTATTGCTACAGATATTCGcaacatttacatatcatgtACGTATTACTACATATTATTAGCATATCATTGCATATCATTCACGTTCGTGTGTTTCGTGAGGGAGTAAAGGTTAACTTGTAATTTCGAgacaatatcatttattattacatacgtttataatatgtataaaggtAAAATTagtcatattatattatactttattattatacacaCTGAGACAATttgagaaacaatttttttgataataaggatttatattttattaaaatcaaatattttgatgcaagcatttgtttattctatttaagtttctatttaagaaaaatgtttacttttaagtaaatataaacatattaccTTAAGTACTTATATAACTTGTATTTGTacactttttacatttaaataatgattttataaataaagctaaaacaatattattgaacttaattaaattattttcttagattaaaaaatctaattgtcttaaatataaaaataatctaatagtaaataatttctaaaactaaaagaaaaagatatttaattaaaaattgtttcttcatttacttacataaatatttcaattacattttaactggcctgcaagtaaataagctatcaGGAACcatcgagtaaataatttttttatgtgagataaaaattttttgttttaaaatactttttatctaAGTGCAGTAATTTGTCATTAATCACAGACGAAAcgactttttaatttaagatcTCAGATGTGAGACAATTATTGAACGTTACTAAAGTCAAGGACTTAAAGACATAAAACATTGTCTTGAAATTTATGAGTCAGCCATTCTGCTAAGGTTCTAATAATGCAATAAACATTCATGAAGCAGAGGGCAGTATGCAATTAAgaacaataagaaaaattagaagTAATGAAATTATGTACATCTGATACAAGCGTAAGAGCAAAATAGTAAAAGCTAAAGCTCACTTTTCATTtgcttcttttaattaaaaaataacgataTCCGATTTCAACACAATAGTTCAAGCACGTCTCATTTCGAAATATCGCATAATTTCTTTCGCTTCAAAGAGCTGCTTTTTGCAGGTACATTAATTAGCTTCAACTTTGCTCATAAATAAATGTCCTTTAATTTTCCCATATgtaatacgatttttttttcgtcgtgCTCGCGAATTATGCATTTTATATCTGGAGCTACTCTGGAACTAGTCTATATGTGCAAACTCGCGCGGTAGTTTTGCTACGACGTACGTCATTTGTAGAAGCCATTCAGAACTTTTCTGACCTGATACGGATACCCGTGCGGCAACGATAATTCTAATTCGGAAGCCGCCCGAAATGCCCGTCAAACGAGAACGAAACTCAATCAGGATCCCATCTATCGTATTATTCGCACAAAGCAGACCTCAGATTGGATTATCTATTCGCGTTTCCCGCCACACATTATGTACTCTCGCAGTATAATGCTCATGATGTGCGCGTGTACCCGCAACAGGAGATTATAGCGTATCCACGATTAACCGTACGACCCTGATCCCGCGATATTTTGCGCCGTGCATCCTTGTAACGCGGCCGCGCTGTAAATTATCTAGACCACCGAACCACGAAGATTGAATTTCGGGGCCCGCGCGGCAGAAAGAAAATCTGGAATGTCCTATAATTCGAGTAGATTATGCTCCCGGCTCCACCCTCGGTAAATTCATTCCCATGAAAGAATTTAAACGCACGGCGAGCGCTTCGTCGAGGCGTTTCGGCAAAAACGCGAAGCGGTTTGTACGCGTACCGCGTACATATACCGTGAGCTTAAAGCGTAATGAGCTGCATTGCACGCTACAACTTGCGCTCCGATGCAAATGCGTTAGCGGCCGCTAAGGGCATTTTTATCGAAGAGGGGGATGAAGGGAGTAATCAACCGGCGCCCTGGTTATCCAATTTTGCCGATCGTATTTCGACGAACGGCTGCGACCGGATGCGTCGATGAAGCTCCATTTTGGTCGTCCATCGCGTCCGCTCTCCGCGATAAATCCAAAATTGATCATATTGCTGCGGCACGTGGCAGCATTTGTCGGTTATTAAGCGTAGGTTAATCCTTTTAGCGCGACATTGAATGTAAAAGctttgggggggggggaattTCAGCAATTAGGTTTAGATGGAATTGAAAAGTAGTATCAATGAGGTAAGCGACTTGCGACACGGAGAACGCAAGAATGTGAGCTATCAGCTTATGCATTGAAAGGCAACACGAagtttttttctgatttatgaCCT
This window harbors:
- the LOC105195266 gene encoding uncharacterized protein LOC105195266 isoform X2; this translates as MSNWHVGDSVYDSQNFILRLSENSVTSSTDNSSLQRFAAKKKTKDEGDVIVISDSSCSPSPEHTKLKWRSKSTSRNVRNKKYRELLESSSSELEKENESDSSYGNRFSKKKFANRTEQIDRSSLISNDLTSDRLFEALLASNNVSTDKTGNNANCNRNQINKSKRFIGESKGHINDRSPVIIDQEINSKVREKYNTEERNKAIKPSCALYDSSNVLSKHPTFNAPKKDSTGKVVLTKKHTHKILQNIKYTQVTYDSPKEKKETNVIIDESTDGEEDIMHPALSFNRKDPSDNSYRPLSEKKKNEIKQWLLTNGSDSQSDSSFNTIPPSNRNSKSGHSSLERFEQTYETPNNRGKINKAWTDEKQETIVSSGNVIRSVLGHSLEQIYETPNNKKQINKVHTDKKQEAIVNSPSVLMHPKTVDQYFKKSKKKSEFCTPDNKSKLLPKAQTDKKATSTVNTLETKVTDCADILDKLYGRAWRDKANAVLPTNEPRKTSGQSINRIVQTKRKPVSKNQYHEDSDVDKNNIKSNQRRNIQQKQREMNDFINDESLSSNDSESMYHSALTNPTIFTSSTKSNQVPDSIKRLQLLCDSDTEDENYKSSSLGNLNRRRLSFSDESSSTSEFDPGDYVPPKYVQNKDVKRSQPSKVTSKFQSMMTKSMEYETFLTSLSNTVPMHRAHPNATKYRLHYKNNKEELCKKLYGLYNEKIFDNELPRDMSIEWNVRMTRTAGYCYNKKSVSSFGVVKSSRIVLATKILDTPDRLRDTLIHEMCHAASWIIDGVSDGHGHFWTRWANKAKKIFPELPPIRRCHNYEIKSKFTYKCTGCGYSIGRHSKSLDIEKKRCGYCYGKFELLINRTTKSGTVHQVETPKREPTGFALYVKQNYNSVKKDKSNMKHAEVMKLLGNGIYV
- the LOC105195266 gene encoding uncharacterized protein LOC105195266 isoform X1, with product MSNWHVGDSVYDSQNFILRLSENSVTSSTDNSSLQRFAAKKKTKDEGDVIVISDSSCSPSPEHTKLKWRSKSTSRNVRNKKYRELLESSSSELEKENESDSSYGNRFSKKKFANRTEQIDRSSLISNDLTSDRLFEALLASNNVSTDKTGNNANCNRNQINKSKRFIGESKGHINDRSPVIIDQEINSKVREKYNTEERNKAIKPSCALYDSSNVLSKHPTFNAPKKDSTGKVVLTKKHTHKILQNIKYTQVTYDSPKEKKETNVIIDESTDGEEDIMHPALSFNRKDPSDNSYRPLSEKKKNEIKQWLLTNGSDSQSDSSFNTIPPSNRNSKSGHSSLERFEQTYETPNNRGKINKAWTDEKQETIVSSGNVIRSVLGHSLEQIYETPNNKKQINKVHTDKKQEAIVNSPSVLMHPKTVDQYFKKSKKKSEFCTPDNKSKLLPKAQTDKKATSTVNTLETKVTDCADILDKLYGRAWRDKANAVLPTNEPRKTSGQSINRIVQTKRKPVSKNQYHEDSDVDKNNIKSNQRRNIQQKQREMNDFINDESLSSNDSESMYHSALTNPTIFTSSTKSNQVPDSIKRLQLLCDSDTEDENYKSSSLGNLNRRRLSFSDESSSTSEFDPGDYVPPKYVQNKDVKRSQPSKVTSKFQSMMTKSMEYETFLTSLSNTVPMHRAHPNATKYRLHYKNNKEELCKKLYGLYNEKIFDNELPRDMSIEWNVRMTRTAGYCYNKKSVSSFGVVKSSRIVLATKILDTPDRLRDTLIHEMCHAASWIIDGVSDGHGHFWTRWANKAKKIFPELPPIRRCHNYEIKSKFTYKCTGCGYSIGRHSKSLDIEKKRCGYCYGKFELLINRTTKSGTVHQVETPKREPTGFALYVKQNYNSVKKDKSNMKHAEVMKLLGQQFSAIKIAKKNDVINN